GTTTGCTAGAAGTTAAGATTACAATATAAAAGACAGATGACCTGACTGCGGTAGTCTCCGTGGATCAGGTCTTTTTTGCATGATGAAAGGGAAGAATAAGAAACTTTTTCCAAAAAATGTCGTCTAATTACATATGACTATAAAGTCGAGGGAGAAGAATAGAAATGAATAAATGGAAGGTTACGCTAGGAATCATAGCTGTTTTGATTTTTAGTACGGGGTTTGGATCTGTATCTGCGCAAGCAGAAAGCCAAATTCAATTCAACTTTAAAGAAATCGGAATCAGCAGTAAACAGGTCATCACAGAGAATACAACTTTTGTGCCTCTGAAATCACTCGCAGATGCTATGGGGTACACATTATCCTGGGATCAACAAACCAAAACGGCCAAACTTGTTCGTCCTGAAAGGGAGGTTATTTTCACAACTGGTACTGTAAAGTCAAAAGTAAATGAAGCAGTGGTGAATTTAACGAAATCCCCACGTATTATTAAAGGTTCAGTGTATGTGCCATTGGTCTCAGCGGTCAGTGCACTTGGAGGTAAAACGGGGCTTAATAAAACGGATGGGGTTATCCAGATCGTAGATGAAGCTAGATTGGTTTCTGCTTCTGTAGATGGTAGATCCTATTGGATATCTCAGAAAAACGGAGATTTGTATTACCGTGCTACCTCAGCTGGGAAACCGGTAATTATTGGTCGACTACCGTTCAAGGAATCAGCCTACAACTACGCTTTTGAGGTCAAGAAAATTGTCAATGGCACGGATCTTCTCCGGTTAACAGACAATCACTATGCCATGTTCACCGATTTCAATAGCAGCTATCAAGTATTGGTCAAAGCAGGCACTATTCTCAAACAAATGAATTATCAATATATGAATTCTGCTTATCCACATGCGCCGCAAGTGCCTTCTACTCAGTTGTATATGACAGATGGGAAGAACGTGCAGTATAT
This Paenibacillus sp. FSL R5-0345 DNA region includes the following protein-coding sequences:
- a CDS encoding copper amine oxidase N-terminal domain-containing protein, which produces MNKWKVTLGIIAVLIFSTGFGSVSAQAESQIQFNFKEIGISSKQVITENTTFVPLKSLADAMGYTLSWDQQTKTAKLVRPEREVIFTTGTVKSKVNEAVVNLTKSPRIIKGSVYVPLVSAVSALGGKTGLNKTDGVIQIVDEARLVSASVDGRSYWISQKNGDLYYRATSAGKPVIIGRLPFKESAYNYAFEVKKIVNGTDLLRLTDNHYAMFTDFNSSYQVLVKAGTILKQMNYQYMNSAYPHAPQVPSTQLYMTDGKNVQYITKDGDLGKLFEMEKLTGATGDFIVEYASEDVALIRLLDTTHLYLVYSSSGEIINLSEQLITSEDRKEWDRVNDGRDPYVLTRMLVLKGRKGNVLTFTYTPILEEKAKTVTFTLQSK